One genomic region from Williamwhitmania sp. encodes:
- a CDS encoding endonuclease/exonuclease/phosphatase family protein — translation MRTFLKFVVVYSGSIVAIALVLSFLSTFVSPAVFWPLAYFGLAFPILLILNAIIFVLLVIKRKKSVIIPLLAFIICLEPASNFFQMRFHAPKTNFEHRDLKILTYNVHLFNLINWNNTPDQLLEIISFIKQENPDIVCLQEFCQTNTATVKKRLKMLYADYPYHHISYTISSKKYNFGIITLSKYPIVNREGFPFEKTANATIYSDIKIGGDTIRLYNSHLQSTRLREKNLNLLIYQKFQNNSKKMDELKDINSRLKLAFEKRANQVDMVSDARDKSPYPVIMVGDYNDPPTSYSYRKMRGNLTDSFKEVGVGTGSTYYGFFPILRIDYVFHSPLIMAIGYESPHIDYSDHYPVVVNLALPISLKQAAADQNN, via the coding sequence TTTCCACGTTTGTAAGTCCCGCCGTTTTTTGGCCACTGGCATACTTTGGCCTAGCCTTTCCTATACTACTGATCCTCAACGCGATTATTTTCGTATTACTGGTTATCAAAAGAAAAAAATCGGTCATTATTCCACTACTAGCCTTTATTATTTGCCTTGAGCCAGCCTCAAACTTCTTCCAGATGAGGTTCCACGCCCCAAAAACCAACTTCGAGCATCGAGATCTTAAAATTCTCACCTATAATGTGCACCTGTTCAACCTAATTAACTGGAATAATACGCCTGACCAGCTGCTCGAAATAATCTCATTCATCAAGCAGGAGAATCCCGACATTGTTTGCCTTCAGGAATTTTGCCAAACAAATACAGCCACTGTCAAAAAGCGACTAAAGATGCTCTATGCCGATTATCCTTACCATCACATCAGCTACACCATCTCCTCTAAAAAATACAACTTTGGCATTATTACTCTCAGCAAATATCCCATTGTAAACCGGGAAGGTTTCCCTTTTGAAAAAACGGCCAACGCCACCATTTACTCCGACATTAAAATTGGGGGCGACACCATTCGCCTTTACAACAGCCACCTGCAAAGCACAAGGCTTAGAGAGAAAAATCTAAACCTGCTCATTTATCAAAAATTTCAGAACAACAGCAAGAAGATGGATGAGCTCAAAGATATTAACTCCCGGCTTAAGTTGGCCTTTGAGAAACGAGCCAACCAGGTAGACATGGTGTCCGATGCTCGCGACAAATCGCCCTATCCGGTCATTATGGTTGGCGATTACAACGACCCACCCACATCATATAGCTACCGGAAAATGCGGGGCAACCTCACCGACTCCTTCAAGGAAGTGGGTGTTGGTACTGGATCAACCTACTACGGGTTCTTCCCCATCCTGCGTATCGACTACGTTTTTCATTCACCACTCATTATGGCCATTGGCTATGAAAGTCCACATATAGACTATTCTGACCACTATCCTGTGGTGGTAAATCTTGCGCTCCCCATAAGTTTAAAGCAGGCGGCTGCCGATCAAAATAATTAA
- a CDS encoding carboxypeptidase-like regulatory domain-containing protein, with the protein MRRSNKIVLIGFFAIAGGHAFGITPVDSTKIISGRVISATNGEPIPYANIVNLSKSTGTVSDPFGIFQIPMAAMDSLYISAIGFATLRTKVYFLAGSDTSRRLFYLSPVSYPIKEIVVRRWHDYNQFKREFLALKLPDTKTERLTNYLAAITKEAVQQVPQTSGIGFGEDWYHRQQRILDEYLARTGRKRMADERLNLTTVIREVHCSQEYAAQFLLWLKPDTEFVLQTRDYDLLVYVKEKYAEWCHLYNKC; encoded by the coding sequence GTGAGAAGAAGCAATAAAATCGTATTGATTGGTTTCTTTGCAATTGCAGGAGGCCATGCATTTGGAATAACCCCAGTGGATTCAACAAAAATTATTTCAGGTAGGGTAATCTCTGCCACAAATGGTGAACCAATCCCCTATGCGAATATTGTAAACTTAAGCAAGTCTACTGGCACTGTTTCTGACCCTTTCGGTATTTTTCAAATCCCCATGGCAGCCATGGATTCGCTATATATTTCAGCAATTGGATTCGCCACTTTAAGAACAAAAGTCTACTTCTTAGCTGGAAGCGATACCTCTCGCAGGCTCTTCTACCTTTCTCCTGTTTCTTACCCAATAAAGGAAATTGTGGTGCGCCGCTGGCACGACTATAACCAGTTCAAGCGCGAGTTTCTAGCCCTCAAGTTACCCGACACAAAAACGGAGCGTCTTACCAATTACCTTGCTGCCATCACCAAGGAGGCGGTTCAACAGGTACCACAAACAAGTGGAATTGGTTTTGGCGAAGATTGGTATCATCGGCAACAGAGAATTTTGGACGAGTATTTGGCAAGAACGGGTAGAAAACGAATGGCTGATGAAAGGTTAAACCTAACTACCGTTATACGGGAGGTTCACTGTTCGCAGGAATATGCTGCCCAATTCTTGTTGTGGCTCAAGCCCGATACAGAATTTGTACTCCAGACGCGCGATTACGATTTACTGGTCTACGTGAAAGAGAAGTATGCGGAGTGGTGCCATCTCTACAATAAGTGTTGA
- a CDS encoding pyridoxal-phosphate dependent enzyme produces MVTAIPNRADIWTAYDRIKNYVHRTPVMTSDAINRLAGCELFFKCEHLQKVGAFKFRGALNAVLSLPSTELFKGVATHSSGNHAAALALAARMAGIPAYIVMPRNSPSVKQNAVRGYGGIIRFCEPTLQAREEALAQLIEETGATFIPPYDHFQVICGQGTAALELLQEAPRIDSIVAPVGGGGLLSGTALALNYIDQAVCVIGAEPAAADDAFRSFSAGKLIPSDNPKTIADGLLTSLSPLTFEIIKKNVTQIVTVSEEGIVQAMRLLFERMKQVVEPSGAVPLAAVLEHREIFADKRVGIILSGGNVDLSKLPFSR; encoded by the coding sequence ATGGTTACTGCTATTCCTAACCGGGCAGATATCTGGACTGCCTACGACAGAATAAAAAATTATGTTCATCGCACTCCCGTAATGACCTCCGATGCCATTAACCGACTAGCTGGTTGCGAACTTTTTTTTAAATGTGAGCATCTACAGAAGGTTGGTGCATTTAAATTTAGGGGTGCATTAAATGCTGTTCTATCGCTGCCATCAACTGAATTGTTCAAAGGGGTAGCAACCCATTCTTCGGGGAATCATGCTGCTGCGCTTGCGTTGGCCGCTCGTATGGCTGGCATTCCGGCCTATATTGTAATGCCCAGGAATTCCCCCTCGGTGAAGCAGAATGCTGTAAGAGGCTACGGTGGGATAATCCGCTTTTGTGAACCTACGCTACAGGCTCGGGAGGAGGCCCTTGCTCAACTAATTGAAGAAACGGGTGCCACCTTTATTCCACCCTACGACCATTTTCAGGTTATTTGTGGTCAGGGAACAGCAGCCTTGGAACTGTTGCAGGAAGCACCCCGAATCGACTCCATAGTGGCTCCAGTAGGTGGTGGCGGATTGCTCAGTGGAACGGCACTTGCGCTGAACTATATCGATCAGGCTGTTTGCGTTATTGGTGCCGAGCCGGCCGCTGCAGATGATGCCTTTCGGTCGTTTAGTGCAGGAAAACTTATTCCTTCCGATAATCCAAAAACCATTGCCGATGGCCTTCTTACATCATTATCGCCCCTCACGTTTGAAATTATTAAAAAAAATGTCACCCAAATTGTGACTGTTTCGGAAGAGGGAATTGTGCAGGCCATGAGGCTCCTCTTCGAAAGAATGAAACAGGTGGTAGAACCTTCCGGTGCGGTTCCTCTTGCAGCAGTTTTAGAACATCGCGAAATTTTTGCCGATAAGAGGGTTGGAATAATTTTATCGGGTGGCAATGTAGACCTCAGCAAACTCCCGTTTTCTCGTTAA
- a CDS encoding 2,3,4,5-tetrahydropyridine-2,6-dicarboxylate N-succinyltransferase — MEALKATIEKVWENRELLAESKTQQAIREVIELLDKGKLRVAEPVNGGWRVNEWVKKAAILYFPICKMETVEVGPFEFHDKIPLKKGYAELGVRVVPHAIARYGSYVAKGTIMMPSYINIGAYVDEGTMVDTWATVGSCAQIGKGVHLSGGVGIGGVLEPIQAAPVIIEDGCFIGSRCIIVEGVRVGKEAVLGANVVITGSTKIIDVSGEKPIEYKGVVPPRSVVIPGTLPKTFAAGTYNVPCALIIGQRKESTNLKTSLNDALREYDVAV; from the coding sequence ATGGAAGCACTTAAAGCTACGATAGAAAAAGTTTGGGAGAATAGAGAGCTCCTTGCCGAATCCAAAACCCAGCAAGCAATTAGAGAGGTGATAGAACTCCTAGACAAGGGTAAGCTCAGAGTGGCTGAACCGGTTAATGGCGGCTGGAGAGTAAACGAGTGGGTAAAAAAGGCAGCCATACTATACTTTCCCATCTGCAAAATGGAGACCGTGGAAGTTGGACCATTTGAATTTCACGATAAAATTCCATTGAAAAAAGGGTATGCCGAGCTAGGTGTAAGGGTTGTTCCCCACGCCATAGCGCGCTACGGATCATACGTTGCCAAAGGAACCATAATGATGCCCTCCTACATCAACATTGGTGCCTATGTGGATGAAGGGACCATGGTTGACACCTGGGCCACTGTGGGCTCATGCGCACAAATTGGCAAGGGAGTTCACCTTAGCGGTGGTGTTGGCATTGGTGGCGTTCTAGAACCCATTCAAGCAGCTCCAGTAATTATTGAAGATGGCTGCTTCATTGGATCCCGATGCATAATTGTGGAAGGGGTAAGAGTGGGAAAAGAGGCGGTGCTCGGAGCCAACGTGGTAATAACAGGATCAACCAAAATTATAGATGTTTCCGGCGAAAAGCCCATTGAATACAAGGGTGTTGTTCCTCCTCGTAGCGTGGTTATTCCTGGAACTCTGCCTAAAACCTTTGCCGCTGGAACCTACAACGTTCCTTGCGCCCTCATAATCGGACAACGAAAGGAGAGCACCAACCTCAAAACTTCGCTCAACGACGCCCTTCGCGAATACGACGTGGCCGTGTAA